In Bacillus sp. KH172YL63, one genomic interval encodes:
- a CDS encoding NAD(P)H-dependent glycerol-3-phosphate dehydrogenase, giving the protein MKNSKKVTVIGAGSWGTALAMVLADNGVDVRIWGHKKEQIDEINTQHTNQKYLKGIQLPETIQGFHDLGQSLEGVDTIILAVPTKAIRGVLGQIQEVQHGPLTVVHVSKGIEPDSLLRISELIEDEMQPENLHTVVVLSGPSHAEEVSLRHPTTVTVSSKDMKAAEEIQDLFMNMNFRVYTNPDMLGVEIGGALKNIIALAAGITDGLGYGDNAKAALITRGLAEIARLGTKMGANPLTFSGLTGIGDLIVTCTSVHSRNWRAGNMLGKGHNLDEVLENMGMVVEGVRTTKAGHQLAEKYEVNMPITNALYDVLFNKVDAKEAVDHLMGRVKTNEMEDLVNILGERLT; this is encoded by the coding sequence ATGAAGAATTCAAAAAAAGTAACGGTAATAGGTGCAGGAAGCTGGGGGACGGCGCTTGCCATGGTCCTTGCAGATAACGGCGTAGACGTCAGGATCTGGGGACACAAGAAAGAACAAATCGATGAAATCAACACGCAGCATACGAATCAAAAGTACTTAAAAGGGATTCAGCTGCCTGAAACCATACAGGGATTTCATGATCTTGGTCAATCATTGGAAGGTGTCGACACGATCATCCTCGCTGTTCCGACGAAAGCGATCCGGGGCGTTCTCGGTCAAATTCAGGAGGTTCAGCATGGTCCGTTGACTGTGGTCCATGTCAGCAAGGGAATCGAACCTGATTCACTGTTGAGGATCTCGGAACTGATCGAAGATGAAATGCAACCTGAGAATCTGCATACTGTTGTGGTATTGTCCGGGCCAAGTCATGCTGAAGAAGTCAGCCTGAGACATCCGACCACCGTTACAGTCTCTTCGAAGGATATGAAAGCTGCCGAAGAGATCCAGGATTTATTCATGAATATGAATTTCCGTGTGTATACAAATCCCGATATGCTCGGTGTGGAGATCGGCGGGGCCTTAAAAAATATCATCGCGCTTGCTGCCGGAATAACAGACGGGCTTGGTTATGGTGATAATGCCAAAGCCGCCCTCATCACACGCGGACTGGCAGAAATCGCCCGTCTAGGGACGAAAATGGGCGCGAATCCATTGACGTTTTCAGGGTTAACCGGGATTGGTGATTTGATTGTGACTTGTACGAGCGTCCACTCCAGGAACTGGAGGGCGGGAAATATGCTTGGAAAGGGTCATAATCTTGATGAGGTCCTGGAAAACATGGGGATGGTGGTAGAAGGTGTAAGAACCACCAAAGCAGGGCACCAGCTTGCTGAAAAGTATGAGGTGAATATGCCGATTACCAATGCCCTGTACGATGTCCTATTCAATAAAGTAGATGCAAAAGAAGCGGTGGACCATTTAATGGGACGTGTCAAAACGAACGAAATGGAAGACCTTGTGAATATTCTGGGTGAACGTTTAACCTGA
- the der gene encoding ribosome biogenesis GTPase Der: MTKPVVAIVGRPNVGKSTIFNRIVGERISIVEDVPGVTRDRIYSSAEWLTHEFNIIDTGGIELGNEPFLDQIRQQAEIAIDEADVIVFLTNGREGVTAADEIVAKILYRSKKPVVLGINKIDNPEMREMIYDFYALGFGEPYPISGSHGLGLGDLLDEVVKNFKQEEEEEYAEDVIKFSLIGRPNVGKSSLVNALLGEDRVIVSNVAGTTRDAIDSSYTYDGQDYVIIDTAGMRKRGKVYETTEKYSVLRALRAIERSDVVLAVIDGEEGIIEQDKKIAGYAHDAGRAVVIVVNKWDAVDKDEKTMNKWEKNIREHFQFLDYAPIVFLSAKTKKRIHTLLPIINTASENHAMRVQSSVLNEVIMDAVAMNPTPTDNGKRLRIYYATQVAVKPPTFVVFVNDPELMHFSYERFLENRIRDAFGFEGTPIRIIARARK, from the coding sequence GTGACAAAACCAGTGGTAGCAATCGTAGGACGTCCAAACGTTGGGAAGTCCACGATCTTTAATAGAATAGTCGGCGAAAGAATATCAATCGTTGAAGATGTTCCTGGAGTGACAAGAGACCGTATATATAGTTCTGCCGAGTGGCTGACGCATGAATTCAATATTATTGATACAGGTGGAATCGAGCTCGGGAATGAACCATTCCTGGATCAAATCAGGCAGCAGGCTGAGATCGCCATCGACGAAGCAGACGTCATCGTGTTCCTGACGAACGGTCGTGAAGGCGTGACGGCAGCGGATGAAATCGTGGCAAAAATCCTATATCGTTCCAAAAAACCGGTTGTCCTTGGAATCAACAAAATCGATAATCCGGAAATGCGAGAAATGATTTACGATTTTTATGCACTCGGATTCGGCGAGCCGTACCCGATCTCGGGATCACACGGTTTGGGGCTTGGAGACCTGCTTGATGAAGTGGTGAAGAACTTCAAACAAGAAGAAGAAGAGGAGTATGCGGAAGATGTCATCAAATTCTCCCTGATCGGCCGACCGAATGTCGGGAAATCTTCCTTGGTCAACGCGTTGTTGGGAGAAGACCGCGTAATCGTCAGCAATGTTGCCGGTACGACCCGGGACGCGATCGATTCGTCCTATACGTATGATGGACAGGACTATGTCATCATCGACACTGCCGGGATGAGAAAAAGAGGGAAAGTGTATGAAACCACTGAAAAATACAGTGTGCTACGTGCCCTCAGAGCGATTGAGCGTTCAGATGTCGTCTTAGCGGTCATTGACGGTGAAGAAGGAATCATCGAACAAGATAAGAAAATCGCTGGGTATGCCCATGATGCAGGCCGTGCAGTTGTGATTGTCGTCAATAAATGGGATGCTGTTGATAAAGATGAAAAGACAATGAATAAATGGGAAAAGAATATTCGTGAACACTTCCAATTCCTTGATTATGCACCGATCGTCTTTTTATCTGCCAAAACAAAGAAACGCATCCACACGCTGCTGCCAATCATCAACACAGCAAGTGAAAACCACGCAATGCGCGTTCAATCAAGCGTCCTGAATGAAGTCATCATGGATGCGGTTGCCATGAATCCTACTCCTACGGATAATGGCAAGAGATTAAGAATCTATTATGCAACGCAAGTGGCCGTTAAGCCGCCTACATTCGTTGTGTTTGTAAATGATCCTGAATTGATGCACTTCTCTTATGAGCGATTCCTTGAAAATAGAATTCGTGATGCATTTGGATTTGAAGGAACTCCTATTCGTATTATTGCCCGTGCTAGAAAATAA
- a CDS encoding capping complex subunit for YIEGIA has translation MSTTIQKFILATVTTTKEKVLGGTSVYYCQTDEECQKICANLEAILDGIAHEIDDGLFIIVKH, from the coding sequence ATGAGCACGACCATCCAAAAATTCATCCTTGCCACTGTCACGACTACTAAAGAAAAGGTACTGGGCGGCACAAGTGTTTACTATTGTCAAACAGACGAAGAATGTCAAAAAATATGCGCAAACCTGGAGGCGATCCTGGACGGTATCGCCCACGAAATAGACGACGGGCTATTCATCATTGTAAAACATTGA
- a CDS encoding YIEGIA family protein: MNVYVYPVIFGVVVGTLTRIFMLRTDYRQYPTYLHGKIIHIALGFIAAGLGTIAIPALLEENFTAITFLTVAASQFRDVRNMERNTLTELDAYELVPRGATYIEGIAVAFESRNYLVIFTSLLATIAYIIFNIYAALLISGLCMLLAHKLMSGGRLKDIVNIEYVKPHFEGAGLYVDNIYIMNIGLKVRQEEILKYGMGFILSPKSFDARSTLANLGQRQAILHDMSTSLGIFKDSGTPALTPLAKRDLDDGRIGVFVLPQRKDVEKAIAILGQVPTLENAIRMPSESKANKEGSELK; encoded by the coding sequence ATGAATGTATATGTTTATCCTGTGATTTTCGGAGTGGTGGTGGGGACACTGACCAGAATTTTCATGTTGCGTACAGATTATCGTCAATATCCTACATATTTGCATGGGAAAATCATTCACATAGCGTTGGGGTTCATCGCAGCCGGGCTCGGGACCATCGCGATCCCGGCACTCTTGGAAGAAAACTTTACGGCCATCACCTTCTTGACCGTTGCAGCTTCCCAGTTCAGGGATGTACGGAATATGGAGAGAAATACGCTCACTGAATTAGATGCATATGAGCTGGTGCCGAGGGGAGCTACCTATATCGAGGGGATTGCCGTTGCTTTTGAAAGCAGGAATTATCTAGTCATCTTCACATCCCTCCTCGCTACGATTGCTTATATCATATTTAATATTTATGCCGCTTTGTTGATCAGCGGACTATGCATGTTGCTTGCACATAAATTGATGTCCGGCGGCCGGTTGAAGGATATCGTAAACATTGAATATGTTAAACCCCATTTTGAAGGGGCAGGCTTATATGTAGATAATATTTATATCATGAATATCGGGCTGAAGGTCAGGCAGGAAGAAATACTGAAATATGGGATGGGGTTCATTCTTTCACCAAAGTCCTTTGATGCAAGATCAACACTTGCCAACCTCGGTCAACGTCAAGCCATTCTACATGATATGTCGACTTCACTGGGCATCTTCAAGGACTCTGGCACACCGGCCTTGACGCCGCTTGCGAAAAGGGATCTGGATGATGGCAGGATCGGGGTGTTCGTCCTTCCGCAACGTAAAGATGTCGAAAAGGCAATCGCGATTCTCGGACAGGTTCCAACCCTTGAAAATGCAATCAGAATGCCCTCAGAATCAAAAGCCAACAAGGAGGGGAGTGAATTGAAATGA
- a CDS encoding YphA family membrane protein: protein MSGILFLWLMWGIWVYTTFLLDKAHPGRFMASFLCLLLIVVYPFGVRFESLEIAVPAIVFALICFYYIRKLYVHEKMYMLIAVLTVGMFYAGIGFIAIYDPVLIPIEQRWIVAAGMVILALIFYGHPDHAKRRSVVIVMGSLIGEFFLGIPLIKIGFTYSIGGHAYLDTLAVSFGVLIALKVLGEVNLLLNFKTQSSKGEMKNL from the coding sequence TTGAGTGGGATATTGTTTTTATGGCTGATGTGGGGGATTTGGGTGTATACGACATTTTTATTAGATAAAGCGCACCCTGGTCGTTTTATGGCATCTTTCCTGTGCTTGCTCCTGATTGTTGTGTATCCATTTGGGGTCAGGTTTGAATCCCTTGAGATTGCAGTTCCTGCCATTGTTTTTGCTCTTATTTGTTTCTATTACATAAGAAAATTGTATGTTCATGAAAAAATGTACATGCTGATTGCAGTTCTGACAGTCGGGATGTTTTATGCGGGGATAGGGTTCATCGCCATTTATGATCCTGTACTTATCCCCATTGAACAAAGGTGGATCGTGGCTGCCGGAATGGTGATCCTGGCTCTCATTTTCTATGGGCACCCGGATCATGCCAAGAGACGGTCCGTCGTCATTGTGATGGGCAGTCTGATCGGTGAATTCTTTCTCGGAATTCCGTTGATCAAGATTGGTTTCACTTATTCAATTGGGGGCCATGCATACCTTGATACGCTCGCCGTATCGTTCGGCGTGCTCATCGCCTTGAAAGTACTCGGAGAGGTGAATCTTTTATTGAACTTCAAGACACAGAGTAGTAAAGGGGAAATGAAAAACTTATGA
- a CDS encoding YpzI family protein, whose amino-acid sequence MGKDRQEKKLKQSKRVESDRDQGLHFNGATSLEAKKGTTK is encoded by the coding sequence ATGGGCAAAGATCGCCAAGAGAAGAAATTAAAACAAAGTAAAAGAGTGGAATCAGACCGAGATCAAGGCTTGCATTTTAACGGGGCAACAAGTCTTGAAGCGAAAAAAGGTACGACAAAATAA
- the fni gene encoding type 2 isopentenyl-diphosphate Delta-isomerase, giving the protein MTRAQRKQDHINYALSTGQQRLTGFDEVAFVHQSLPNIAVDDVHLSTRIGELTLSSPIFINAMTGGGGDSTLKINEELSILARETGMAIASGSQMSALKEAAERETYQIMRRCNPDGVILGNLGSEATVQQARDAVEMLEADALQIHLNVIQELTMPEGDRDFKGAIERIGLIAEDLSVPVIVKETGFGISRETAADLEDTSISAIDVGGFGGTNFSKIENKRRDRMLDFFDGWGIPTAVSIAECRTASTKPVLASGGIQNSLDIVKSLSLGASAAGMAGVILRNLVEKGLEETIQEVNSIHGDIRFLMCALGCSRIEDLQYVPLILSGGVYHWLKVRGMYPDQYSKRKE; this is encoded by the coding sequence GTGACAAGAGCTCAAAGAAAGCAAGATCATATTAATTATGCTTTATCAACAGGTCAGCAGCGGCTAACTGGATTTGATGAAGTGGCTTTTGTCCACCAAAGCTTACCGAATATAGCGGTAGATGATGTTCATCTATCCACGAGAATTGGCGAACTTACCTTAAGTTCGCCAATTTTTATCAACGCTATGACAGGTGGCGGTGGAGATTCCACTTTAAAGATCAATGAAGAGCTGTCGATCCTTGCACGTGAAACCGGAATGGCCATTGCGTCAGGATCTCAGATGTCGGCTTTGAAAGAAGCTGCTGAACGGGAAACGTATCAAATCATGCGGAGATGTAACCCTGACGGAGTCATACTCGGCAACTTAGGGAGCGAGGCCACCGTTCAACAAGCACGAGATGCTGTGGAGATGCTTGAAGCCGATGCTTTACAGATCCATCTGAATGTCATACAGGAACTGACGATGCCAGAGGGAGATCGGGATTTCAAGGGTGCGATTGAAAGGATCGGCCTGATAGCAGAGGACCTATCTGTTCCTGTCATTGTGAAAGAAACAGGCTTCGGAATCAGCCGGGAAACTGCAGCCGATTTGGAGGATACTTCAATTTCAGCCATTGATGTAGGCGGCTTTGGAGGAACGAATTTCTCCAAAATTGAAAATAAACGCAGAGACCGGATGTTGGACTTTTTTGACGGGTGGGGAATTCCGACGGCGGTATCCATTGCAGAATGCCGAACAGCCTCCACGAAACCGGTGCTCGCTTCAGGCGGTATTCAAAACAGCCTGGACATTGTAAAGTCTTTAAGTCTGGGGGCATCTGCTGCAGGAATGGCGGGGGTAATTCTTAGGAACCTGGTAGAAAAAGGTCTTGAAGAGACAATCCAGGAAGTGAACAGCATTCATGGGGACATCAGGTTCCTGATGTGTGCGCTCGGCTGTTCAAGGATCGAGGACCTCCAGTATGTACCACTCATCCTGTCAGGCGGGGTGTACCACTGGCTTAAGGTCAGAGGTATGTATCCTGATCAATACAGTAAAAGAAAAGAATGA
- the rpsA gene encoding 30S ribosomal protein S1 — MMEDMNGIEVKNLEIGEKVKGTVTKVEEKQVLVDVQDSKVDGIIPISELSSLHIEKASDVVSEGDVLELIVTKVEEELLVLSKRKVDAEKAWEEMKSRFENGDVFEAEVKDVVKGGLVVDLGVRGFVPASLVEDYYVEDFSDYKDKTLTFKIVELDQEKNRLILSHRAVVEAEKQQQKKQLLTDIETGAVLEGTVQRITDFGAFVDIGGVDGLVHISQLSHEHVEKPSDVVTEGQKVQVKVLSVDRDNERISLSIKETLPGPWSEISEKAPKGAVLEGVVKRLVSYGAFVEVLPGVEGLVHISQISHQHIGTPHEVLKENQDVKVKVLDVNENEQRLSLSIKALEEKQEEITDYEMPEESTGFQLGEMIGDKLKDLK, encoded by the coding sequence ATAATGGAAGACATGAATGGAATTGAAGTGAAAAACCTTGAAATTGGTGAAAAAGTTAAAGGGACTGTCACTAAGGTTGAAGAAAAGCAAGTCTTAGTTGACGTTCAAGATAGCAAAGTGGATGGCATCATTCCAATTAGTGAACTCTCAAGCCTTCATATCGAAAAAGCTTCTGATGTAGTCAGTGAAGGGGATGTACTGGAGTTAATCGTGACGAAAGTGGAAGAAGAACTGCTTGTGCTTTCAAAGCGTAAAGTGGATGCTGAAAAAGCCTGGGAAGAAATGAAATCCCGCTTCGAAAACGGTGACGTATTTGAAGCTGAGGTCAAAGACGTTGTAAAAGGCGGTCTTGTAGTGGATCTTGGCGTAAGGGGATTTGTGCCGGCTTCATTGGTTGAGGATTATTATGTCGAGGATTTCTCTGACTATAAGGATAAAACATTAACATTCAAGATTGTAGAGCTTGATCAGGAGAAGAACCGTCTGATCTTATCCCATCGTGCAGTGGTAGAAGCTGAAAAACAACAGCAGAAGAAACAGCTTCTGACTGATATTGAGACGGGAGCTGTCCTGGAAGGGACTGTTCAGCGCATTACCGATTTCGGGGCGTTCGTTGATATCGGCGGAGTTGACGGGCTTGTCCATATCTCTCAATTGTCCCATGAGCATGTGGAGAAACCGTCTGACGTTGTGACAGAAGGTCAAAAAGTTCAGGTGAAGGTGTTAAGTGTTGATCGTGATAATGAACGCATCTCGTTATCCATTAAAGAAACACTTCCTGGACCATGGAGTGAAATTTCTGAGAAAGCACCAAAAGGCGCTGTGCTCGAAGGTGTTGTCAAACGCTTAGTATCTTATGGGGCCTTTGTTGAAGTGTTGCCTGGTGTAGAAGGACTTGTTCATATCTCTCAAATTTCTCACCAGCATATCGGTACGCCTCACGAAGTCCTGAAAGAAAATCAGGACGTCAAGGTAAAGGTGCTCGATGTGAATGAGAATGAACAACGATTATCTCTAAGCATCAAGGCACTTGAAGAAAAACAAGAAGAAATCACGGATTATGAAATGCCGGAAGAAAGCACCGGATTCCAATTGGGAGAAATGATTGGAGACAAACTAAAAGATCTGAAGTAA
- a CDS encoding lysophospholipid acyltransferase family protein has protein sequence MNLYTFARGLVKSILSPLYRIEVQGTEHFPKEGGVLLCANHIDNLDPPVVGISAPRPVSFMAKEELFRVPVLGKLLPDLRAFPVKRGMSDREALRKGLKVLKEGDVLGLFPEGTRSKTGKIGKGLAGAGFFALRSDAKVVPCAIIGPYKPFRKLKVVFGPPIPMESIRQDKLNAEKTTEIIMECIEDLIHAHE, from the coding sequence GTGAACTTATATACCTTTGCGAGAGGTCTGGTTAAATCGATACTGTCCCCTCTATACCGGATAGAGGTTCAGGGGACCGAGCATTTCCCGAAAGAAGGCGGCGTTCTGCTTTGTGCCAACCATATTGATAATCTGGATCCCCCGGTTGTCGGGATTTCTGCACCGAGGCCTGTCTCTTTCATGGCAAAAGAAGAACTTTTCCGCGTGCCGGTCCTCGGCAAGCTGCTGCCTGATCTGCGTGCATTCCCTGTCAAGCGGGGAATGAGTGACAGGGAAGCCCTCAGAAAAGGACTTAAGGTTCTGAAAGAGGGAGATGTTTTAGGTTTGTTTCCAGAGGGTACTAGAAGTAAAACAGGAAAAATTGGCAAGGGGTTAGCCGGTGCAGGCTTTTTCGCACTCCGTTCCGATGCAAAGGTCGTACCGTGTGCGATCATCGGACCTTATAAACCCTTCAGAAAATTAAAGGTTGTATTTGGCCCGCCGATTCCTATGGAAAGTATCCGACAAGACAAACTCAATGCGGAGAAAACGACTGAAATCATCATGGAGTGTATTGAAGACCTCATACATGCACATGAATAA
- the cmk gene encoding (d)CMP kinase, which produces MKKLRIAIDGPAAAGKSTVAKIVAGKLSYLYIDTGAMYRSLTYKALNENVDLHDESALKDLLSQTTIELEPSEEGQLVFLDGNDVTDAIRQAAVTNSVSHVAVHSEVREEMVNRQQQLAKEGAVVMDGRDIGTHVIPDAEVKVFLLASVDERAQRRHDENLSKGFPSDLEKLKEEIALRDKIDSEREVAPLKKAEDATEIDTTSLSIPEVVEQIMLLVERKG; this is translated from the coding sequence TTGAAGAAATTAAGAATTGCAATCGATGGTCCTGCGGCGGCAGGGAAAAGTACTGTGGCGAAAATCGTAGCAGGAAAATTATCTTATCTTTATATTGATACCGGGGCGATGTACCGCTCTTTAACGTATAAAGCTTTGAATGAAAATGTAGATCTGCATGATGAAAGTGCATTAAAGGATCTATTATCTCAAACGACAATCGAGCTGGAACCGTCTGAAGAGGGCCAGCTTGTATTCCTGGATGGCAATGACGTAACGGATGCAATCAGACAAGCAGCCGTGACGAATTCTGTGTCCCATGTTGCCGTGCATTCAGAAGTAAGGGAAGAAATGGTCAACAGACAGCAGCAGCTCGCGAAAGAAGGGGCTGTCGTAATGGACGGAAGGGACATCGGAACGCACGTCATCCCTGATGCCGAGGTGAAGGTATTCCTGCTTGCGAGCGTAGATGAAAGAGCCCAGCGCAGACATGATGAAAACCTTTCAAAGGGATTCCCGAGTGACTTGGAAAAGTTGAAAGAGGAAATCGCGCTCCGGGACAAAATTGACTCGGAAAGAGAAGTTGCACCGCTGAAAAAAGCGGAGGATGCGACCGAAATCGATACCACTTCCCTGTCAATCCCGGAAGTGGTGGAACAAATCATGCTGTTAGTAGAAAGGAAAGGTTAA
- a CDS encoding YpfB family protein produces the protein MKTIERILIKLAIIHFILLIVVQVLFQETDMIPSLHKIVFYEGVEKMEYSEIVETISGRAGD, from the coding sequence TTGAAAACCATTGAACGGATTTTGATCAAACTGGCCATTATTCATTTTATTTTATTGATTGTCGTCCAGGTTCTCTTTCAAGAGACCGATATGATTCCAAGCCTTCATAAAATCGTCTTTTATGAAGGGGTGGAGAAAATGGAATACAGTGAAATCGTTGAAACCATTTCAGGTAGAGCAGGGGATTGA
- a CDS encoding flagellar brake protein has product MIKTGTVLQLEPLHNDTFEKYRCRVVEMGTEGIYIDYPINTKTEKAIFLIDGTQLKASFVINEHTVMMFETEVVGRKLAKIPMIHLHYPGEEGLIKIQRRQFVRVEAHTNISLQINGAYHPTITEDLSAGGCAVKVREGMELQDGKEITTVIVLPMQTGECQYVQIKGKVIRVFEKDPYKAASIEFVHLTENQRQLILRYCFERQLDLRKKGQLE; this is encoded by the coding sequence ATGATAAAAACAGGCACCGTATTACAGTTGGAACCTTTACATAATGATACTTTCGAAAAATACAGATGCCGGGTCGTTGAAATGGGCACGGAGGGGATATACATTGATTATCCGATCAACACCAAAACGGAAAAAGCCATTTTTCTCATAGATGGAACCCAGCTAAAAGCAAGCTTTGTCATAAACGAGCATACTGTGATGATGTTCGAAACCGAAGTTGTGGGCCGTAAACTAGCCAAGATCCCGATGATCCATCTCCATTACCCTGGGGAGGAAGGGCTGATCAAGATCCAAAGAAGGCAATTCGTCCGGGTTGAAGCCCACACGAATATATCGCTGCAGATCAATGGGGCATACCACCCCACAATCACTGAGGACCTCAGCGCAGGGGGCTGTGCGGTCAAAGTAAGGGAAGGCATGGAGCTGCAGGATGGTAAAGAAATCACGACTGTCATCGTTCTTCCGATGCAAACAGGTGAATGTCAGTATGTACAGATCAAAGGAAAGGTCATAAGAGTATTTGAAAAAGATCCTTACAAGGCTGCGAGCATAGAATTCGTCCATTTAACGGAAAATCAGCGGCAGCTCATCTTAAGATACTGCTTTGAAAGACAATTGGATTTAAGAAAAAAGGGTCAGCTTGAATAA
- the ypeB gene encoding germination protein YpeB, translating into MLRIILITVLVLGVAGTAFWGYQEHQEKNAILINAENNYQRAFHELTYQMDLLHDKIGATLAMNSRKSLSPALADVWRLTSQAHSDVGQLPLTLLPFNKTEEFLSNIGDFSYRVAVRDLDKNPLTEKEYQSLEHLYKQSADIQNQLRKVQHLVIENNLRWMDVELALASGDEQADNTIIDGFKTVEKNVTGYDEASFGTTTSVNSERKNQNFKKLKGEQISKEEAVQILRKYSGISKSKDAKVSKSGKGSDYKFYSVSIGNGNTEASMDVTQKGGYPIWYINNREIKNVKISLNQAAEKATAFLKENNFKNLELYESAQYDKIGIFTYVTVLDGVRIYPDSVKIKVALDNGQIVGFAAEEYLTNNHIRELKKPAITKAEARETANPNLKIMEERKAVIVNDLNEEVLCYEFLGKLGKDTYRIFINAQTAEEEKVEKLKNAEPIYEEVV; encoded by the coding sequence TTGCTGCGAATCATACTAATTACCGTACTCGTCCTCGGCGTTGCCGGTACTGCCTTCTGGGGATACCAGGAGCATCAGGAGAAGAATGCCATTTTGATCAATGCCGAGAATAACTATCAAAGGGCATTCCATGAGTTAACCTATCAAATGGATCTTCTACATGACAAAATCGGTGCCACACTTGCGATGAATTCGAGGAAATCATTATCCCCTGCTCTTGCAGATGTATGGAGACTGACTTCACAGGCTCATAGCGATGTAGGTCAGCTCCCACTGACCCTGCTCCCTTTTAACAAAACGGAAGAATTCCTGAGCAATATCGGAGATTTCAGCTACCGGGTGGCTGTAAGGGACCTTGATAAAAACCCGCTGACAGAAAAAGAATATCAATCACTTGAACATTTGTATAAACAAAGTGCCGACATTCAGAATCAATTACGTAAGGTTCAACACCTCGTCATAGAGAACAATCTACGCTGGATGGATGTTGAACTTGCCTTGGCGTCAGGAGATGAGCAGGCAGATAATACGATTATCGACGGCTTCAAGACCGTGGAGAAAAACGTGACTGGTTATGATGAAGCGAGTTTCGGTACAACAACATCCGTGAACAGCGAAAGAAAGAATCAAAATTTTAAAAAGTTGAAAGGCGAACAAATCTCAAAAGAAGAGGCAGTGCAGATCCTCCGTAAGTATTCCGGAATATCAAAATCGAAGGACGCGAAAGTATCCAAAAGCGGAAAGGGTTCAGATTATAAATTTTACAGCGTCTCGATTGGAAACGGAAATACAGAAGCAAGCATGGATGTCACTCAAAAAGGAGGATATCCGATCTGGTATATCAACAACCGTGAAATTAAGAATGTGAAAATCAGCTTGAATCAGGCGGCGGAAAAAGCGACTGCATTTTTAAAGGAAAATAATTTTAAAAACCTTGAGTTATATGAAAGTGCCCAATATGACAAGATCGGAATCTTTACCTATGTGACCGTATTGGACGGAGTGAGGATTTATCCGGACTCAGTCAAAATAAAAGTGGCATTGGATAATGGGCAGATAGTCGGCTTCGCCGCTGAAGAATACTTGACGAATAATCACATAAGAGAATTGAAGAAGCCTGCAATCACGAAGGCAGAGGCACGAGAGACCGCCAATCCTAATCTGAAGATCATGGAAGAGCGAAAAGCGGTGATCGTGAACGATTTGAATGAAGAAGTCCTCTGCTACGAATTTTTAGGCAAGCTTGGAAAAGATACCTACAGAATCTTTATCAATGCACAAACAGCTGAAGAAGAAAAAGTAGAAAAACTGAAAAATGCAGAGCCGATATATGAAGAGGTAGTATAG